Proteins encoded within one genomic window of Macrotis lagotis isolate mMagLag1 chromosome 3, bilby.v1.9.chrom.fasta, whole genome shotgun sequence:
- the LOC141517143 gene encoding LOW QUALITY PROTEIN: uncharacterized protein C1orf50 homolog (The sequence of the model RefSeq protein was modified relative to this genomic sequence to represent the inferred CDS: inserted 2 bases in 1 codon) — protein MVASRATSVPRCRPRRARGRRRRAGRPVHPSPFDCVDLGGPRDPRGPADPSSISTPTPSLLPYNSRRMGDPEDLVELAKQVQKDDEFIKANATNKLIIIAEQIRQLQAQARKVLEEAQRDAELYHAACNMVKRPGNIYYLYKRENGQQFFSIISPKEWGTSCPKEFLGAYKLQHEXRDAEIRIMNKLLSQQMALPQFTEPNFQGLT, from the exons ATGGTGGCTTCCAGGGCCACCTCTGTGCCACGCTGCCGGCCACGAAGAGCGAGAGGAAGGCGCCGCAGGGCAGGGAGGCCA GTCCACCCCTCACCCTTCGACTGTGTTGACCTCGGCGGCCCGAGGGACCCCAGAGGCCCTGCCGACCCCTCCTccatctccacccccaccccctccctgcTCCCCTACAACTCCCGCCGCATGGGGGACCCCGAAGACCTGGTGGAGCTTGCCAAGCAGGTACAAAAGGATGATGAATTCATCAAAGCAAATGCTACCAACAAGCTGATAATTATAGCTGAGCAGATCCGGCAATTGCAAGCACAGGCCAGGAAGGTATTGGAAGAGGCTCAAAGAGATGCTGAACTGTACCATGCAGCTTGTAATATGGTGAAAAGACCTGGAAATATTTACTACCTCTATAAACGAGAGAATGGACAGCAATTCTTTTCCATCATTTCACCAAAGGAATGGGGGACAAGTTGTCCAAAAGAATTCCTTGGTGCCTACAAACTTCAGCATGA TAGAGATGCTGAAATCAGAATCATGAACAAACTTTTGAGTCAGCAGATGGCCCTGCCCCAATTTACAGAGCCCAATTTCCAGGGTCTCACTTAG